The DNA segment tttccgacgagagagtcgaaaacgtatataccaaaaaatttctatacggaAGCTACATATATAACTCTACTAAGCGAAAAGTTCGGAAGGTCGCAACACCCCCAGCCCCTTCTAACTGCGCCCATGGTAACAACTACGTGAAAACATAAATTATGTAACTTTAATTCGATATATAAGGAGAGAGAGCTTACTTCTTCTCCATATCTCAATATTCACTTGCTGTTTGCCAATGGAGGAGCAAAGGTACATCATCATTCATCAGCATCAAACGTTTACCCAAGTTTCATATGtattttatattaatatatactagcggtaagacccgtgtgcaaacacgggtcgtttcttagaaaaccatgcttGTTTTTTTGAAAATCCAGATGTGCGGTTGTCACCGGAGGAAACAGAGGAATCGGACTTGAAATATGTCGTCAACTTGCTTCAAATGGAGTTTTTGTCATATTAACATCTAGAAATCAAAGTAACGGGGAAGAAGCTGTGGGGAAACTAAACGTTTTTGGCCTTTCTAATGTTGTTTTTCATCAACTAGACATCAACGATCCGTCTAGTATTGCGTGTTTGGCCAAATTTGTTCAAACACAGTTTGGGAAGCTAGATATCTTGGTAAGCAAAGACATATCCTTGTAATGTTTTTAAACAACATTATTACACCTAACCTTGCACTTGTAAGGATTTAAACTTACGTTACTTTTGTGCAGGCAAACACCATACCACTGTACCTTTAGGTTATAAGTAGACATATCGTTAAATAGTTTGAAATCTTGAACTTTATCATAATATAATAGATTTGGGTCTAAACTTTGACCAAAACCAACAAAAGGTCATTTGCAAAAACCTTTGGTCCTTCTAAGCTTTCATTTGATTGTTGATGAGCAACATATTTTTGTTTTCTCAAACACTATGATTATTCTTTTGTTGTCTCAATTAACATTTATGATTgtaagtcaaaaaaaaaaaaaaaacaagtggaTGATTTTATTCAAGAAGATCTAAATTTGTCTACAGATCAATAATGCAGGGGAACTTGGACTTATCATACATGCCGACGAGAAAGAATTTAGAGACGGTGGAGGGTTTGTAAGTATATCTCTACACAAgttctttgttgtaatataatcaCATCATGTTCGTAATATAATCACATCATGCTAATACATGCCATAgtattttaattattaaaaataagTATATTCATTATAAATGTTTTCAAAGATTTAAGCAAACTTTGTTCGTAATATAATCACATCATGCTAAATCAAGTTTTAAATACcattattttctaaattattgtttttgaaaagtaaaaaaaaaaccctacaaCATTGCAAACGAACAATAAGTATGTGACCGCTGACCAGAGTTGATTCATATGTATCTTGTATGTGTAGAGGAGAAAACGACAATGTTTcttagggatgagcatttggtatcgGTATCGAACTGTACCGGGTATATTCGATAATGGTACCTATTTTACCCGTTttttggtaccggtatttacgggtaaaacaACGGTAAAAACCGGCACCGAGCCCGtatatttggtaccggtaccaatTTCCCCTGTTTTCAATATCGAATAGGTAGCATGCTTATCCCTACTGTTTCTATCATACGACGATGATGACACTAGTGGTTGTGTGGAAATGGTATGATATCCGATACGTGTGGTTTCTTTCAGGGTGGATCCCACTTTTCTGTCACCAAAGAACtctaattaaaattaaattaaaacctatataaattACCAAATTTTCTATGCATAAggacttgtacattatgctttgcacattattcaaaaaaaaaaaaacttgactttttagttttaacccaaaggtttgtatcttttacaattttaaccctacataatttgtttttttaactttagccCAAaatttttcattatttgcaatttaacttcacaacttttgtcacttatacttttcatctttcgcaaatttccgttttacgtatagttctaaatttttggagttaatacgacgcaacgtgcatgtgtggttcaacgtttttgcctctatttttccatgtatGACAGGTTcatcgcaacacgcatatcctaggtcaAGTCAGTGTtagtggtcgatgacggttgtgtgacattagtactatttgacaccgttttacgccccgctgcaacgcggggtgtgctttgtgggtttttcaaagaaaaaatggttatgcatatggttgttgtaacgttggctttaggggttttccaaaaaaaaaaatgattttttttttacttttcacccaaaagtatttcataaattacttttaacccaaaactttttatcttttgcaatctacctttataactttttttactttcaactttgttcctttatagttttcattttccgcaaattttgcgctttatgcttggttctaaattttgtgacatAACACATCACAGCGTACGTCTttggcttaacgtttttacgttttgttctaaattttccgagtaacacgacgcaacgtgcgtgtgtgggtgaacgtttttacatcgtctattttttccccgtttgacacgTTTAACAACATGCGTGTGTGGGAGAacgttttacatcgtctatttttccccgtttgacagggtTAACATAATGTGCGGGTCCTAGACCGACTTAGTATATAACTAAAGAAtctccgccgcattgcggcgggtcgtaatcctagttcctataaaaagataaaaataaatttggTATATAATTAATAGATAAAGATCAAATATAAATGGCTTTAAACATACTAAACTTAAaagaacttttttttttattttttttccatcTACTTAACCATGATTTTCAAttggaaaaaaaaattatgtagtTACTTTCGTAGAGTGGTTATATAATTACTctaattatataattttttaattttttagatcTTACGACTAAAATACATGTTTAACTAGATgcgaaaaaaaaaaaagtaaaaagttttcCTTCACGTCTCacgtttagtatgttaagatctATTTGTACAATAACATTACCATACAAATAATATCTATTAATTCAaatattttttctattttttttttctaaatttaaaacagaaaaaagaaaaatcaaatttCTATTATTTCCTGTAGGTGTCATCTAACATACATGATGCGTGCTACTTTTATTCCAATTTTTCATTGCAAAATTCATTTCATTGCTTTAAATAACATCTTATGTATGTACGTATATGAGGTAAAGCTCAACGTACTATACCTGACAATTCTATTAAAACTCTGATATGCATTCTAGAAAAATTGGGTTGAAGCTAACTATATAATCTAGGggttctaaaaaaaaaaaaaaaaaaaaaaaaaaaaaaattcaaaccgACCGAGCTGTTTACATTGAAACAAATCGGGGTTGGTTTGCCAGTTTAAGAATAACACAATTTGGTTATGGTATGTTGTTTAAAAACGTGTATAACAAATCAGCTCAAGGTATTGAACTTTAAACGAGCcgtataaaccaaaccaatcatTTAACTTTATAATATTCTTGGACCATCTTTACCAATTTCTATAAACTAACAAATTTGAATTAAAAAAATCCCATGTCAAACCTTGCCTTTTTCTAATAATTAATTGTTCGGTccgtttttttttaatcaaagcCGGTCGAACCAGATTGTCACCTTGGATGTATCTAATAACATTCTTGTGTGTATATATCACCTTATAATATAAACAAACATGACGTTAGTTATGTATTACTGAATTAGTTACAAGTCGTCGATGAAAAGGCACATCTTTTCGCCAACATTATGGAAGAGCCTTACGAATTGGGAGAAAAGTGCCTGAAAACAAATTTCTATGCGACAAAAACGGTTACAGAAGCGCTTATTCCTCTTCTCCAACTCTCTAAATCTCCAAGAATCGTGAATGTTAGCTCTGTCTACGGAGACCTATACGTAAGTAATCAACTCATTTACGCATATAAAAATATTAACAAACTTGCATATAATTCATGTATTAATTTCTTCTTGTTTTTAGTGGTTCCACaatgaaaagttgaaagaagAGTTGCTAGATATTGACAACTTAATTGAAGAAAGGATAGATGAGATAATCCAATGGTTTTTGAGTGATTTTAAGGCTGGTAAGTTGCAAGAGAATGGATGGCCACTAACAGTCTCTGCATACAAAGTTTCAAAAGCTGCTCTTAATGCTTATACAAGGCTCATGGCAAGAAAGCATAAGAATATTCTTGTGAACTGTGTGCATCCTGGGTATGTTATAACAGATATGACATACCAGACTGGAATTATTACGGTTGATGAAGGTGCGAAAGGTCCGGTGATGGTTGCTTTGTTGCCGGATAATGGGCCTTCTGGTGTATACTTTGATCAAACACAAATTGCTCCGTTTTCATCAACAAGTATACCATTTTAATAAAGCATTGTATTACAGGAATTGATATCATATGTAATGTAACAACGTTGCTTCTGCTTTAATTATTTCAGATTCTTCTTTAAACCTTAAATTTTGTTACTCTATATTGTCCATGTGGAGGATTTTCTTTATTGGTAATAATCAATAAATTAAAGATTGACTATATGACACACTCACTCTCATGTCATGTACACATGCACATATAACTATAAATAACATGACATATAATGGTTAAACAATTCTACAAGCATAAAGTCAATTTATAACATAAGATTTAATAAGTTTGCTGATTATTATTATTCATATTTAATTATCCAACATATACATTTCCACTGACGGGAATAGTTGTGTTATTTGATTGGTCAAAAGTGGCGGCAAtcaattagatttttttttttgttaaaattacTAATACAAGCTTGGGGGAATAGcgtcaggcagctgcctggcactccctcattagaccaaccagtttattattttatacctattttaaaattacgttttttcccccagtttaaaattacgtttttagcccaagttaaaaatatatttaccctTTTGCCCTCATCTCAAACTTACAATTTTGCTCTCGGTAAAAAAATACGATTTTACCCtcagccaaaattacgtttttgccccagttcaaaataaaaatatgtttttctcctatctaaaaattacgattttacaccagtttattattttacacccactttaaaattacgtttttcgcctccagtttaaaattacgtttttgcccccagttaaaaataaaaatatgtatttgcccccagctaaaacttacgattttgcccttggttcaaaattacgattttaccctcattTCAAAAATACGTTTTCgcctccagttcaaaataaaaatatggttttcccccagttcaaaattacgattttaccatcggttcaaaattatgattttacccccagttaaaaataaaacatagtactgtttttttaattggttgagaattattcggccatcgccacgcaacgcgggcggggcatcaactagtgtatgtatatatatatatatatataggggatggttcaaatgaaaaccacttttattgtgaaaactcgaaaactaattaaaaaaaagcctaaaaaacacacaaaaaaaaaatttcaatttttttttataaaaatcgctggtttttatatataaaaaaaactttttttttcaaaaaaaaaaattgtgtagtgcacatgtgtaataatacacatgtgtagtacacatacacatgtgtagtattacacatgtgcactacacaaaaaaaaaaaaaattttttttgaaattttttttttatatataaaaacctacgaaatttggtttgcaaaaaaaataaaaaaaaattgtatgttttttttggctttttttaattagttttcgagtattcacaataactagtagtttcatttgaaccttcccctatatatatatagtggagggttcaaatgagaagaatttttttgtaagaagaaaaaagaagaagtttcaaccaataagaatgcttcattttacttcattcaatatttgcatttaattttaatataagggtatattggtaaacttacataaatcactAATTtctattcttcccctttaataactaactaaattaaatttgtaactccttttaaaaatatatactttttccaaattaaaaaaaaacaacttaatttaaagtgtagaataaattactagttgtgtaggataaattacgagttgtgtaggatatatttcgaggtgtgatgtggaaaaagtagttcaactaattaaactaaaattaccctaaattaagactcaagtaataaaaatctagactctttaacttgactaaactactcaccggcaagtgtaccggtcgactctagcacagaaaagtaagtccggatgtcgaacccacaaggactctaatgaattacgttaacgactaaacttagactagacactgacacgactaaacaaatattgtgtttgggggggggggtttactaaaatcctaaaattgtgattaaattgaaattaaatTAAGATACGAACGAAAGCTAAGGTTTTgtttcagatgagattaagggctacctagacttgaatccagtttaactacgaATGGACgtctaacggttttattgttgtatggagccgggatcgtaaagtactaaaccttaaggtatttcaatgctaagacttcccgacccttctcaggaagaaacctaggaaaccctacaaggctgttatgattaccgactgttaggtttcctctcagtcctctaacgactctaaaagtgccctaatacgactatctacctctcagcgcgacaatctaaggcaattctaggttctgacttggtttactagacacaactgcaattagggaactaatgtcgacttctctcaaaatctaaattagctatatattgcaccgcgacctaataactaacccgagcctctcagcgacaagttaagcagaatatttacttctaattgtattttaattactgttctaaggctatcggccgatttacccaaaaattacccgaacccgcaaggatgcaaataatcaacacagatctattatgtgataaagaccgtcactaaaatctatgtgaaacagcaaacaatccacaatcaaaagtaaatacgcacacgcaccaaatcagaaaatctagaacactttactttcaaagtaaatccataatcaattcaatgaaaaccgttaaaagatccaaacataaattaaaccttcatcaaatctaggtagtatctaagtttagccaagaaacatgttgttcaaatcaaacaaaacaagttcaCAACAAGAATTCATCATAAAGTATTGAAAACGCAAAAATAAggaacaccgggagataaaacccgaaagatcttcactctcacgatccaagcttcaaccggatgattcccgtTCGGCAAAAtactccagaatgctcaaaatcacctccgaaattcgtcctagggtttcttgattcgtATTCAGAGTTGTGTTCGGTTTCTTTTCCTTCAATCcaacaaaaaccctaatttcctcCGGATTTCACAcccctcgcgtgacgcctagggggtgtcgcgtcacgcggcgcctccattgtatatttttttattttttattcttaTCAGCTTCCGACTCTTcccgacgcgcgtacgaatcccgaatttcttccaaactgctcggttttgctcgtttttcaacactttaagctacgggacctgaaatcaaagcttaacgtcagcagtatcgcagttctaacctaaactagactctaaacGACTGAAAATTGAccgaaatatacactataaacatatgtactttgcagtacatcaaacatccccacacttactcttttttcgtccccgaaaaagaattatgcaacggaatcagagatAAATATTCACTTGGGTCGAAAATTAtaggtataattaattaaaaccaaggcttgcgttagctgcgattgcgaatatactttatccactttaaacccgaatccaatcccaaacccttatcatgtgaatttaatttaagtgtggtcaatccacctagggtctcacactagaatcaacagtccacctactcccaactcaagcttataggactaaaagaacgaccatttgaccaattcctaaccgttttataccaagataaagagagtttgaaatcaaatctatatttttttcatttttttttcttttctagcttgctttttttttcagattcgtgagactagacgatgctttccctaacccagcggtattccgactgtagagtcactatccccaatcacagattacataggttTCAGTACTTTTGTTCGgcaagtcgatttcacacatcccagaggcattccggctgtagagtcgctatccccaactcggattacataggcctgtgttactttcatttagtttctagctcacttttattctattttttttctttttcagcgaGATAAGATAAAAAACTCTAactatcttagcttataacggcatcccttatactatttttgccagttttagtttcccatatttcccaggcgagaacccactagcagaccgacaattaaggtatattaactcaaagggacttagaaccaaaacccgggcctatccacatatcccaaactagacgcAAACTCGGTTTATttaaatctcatattattattattcaaaccCAAGCAAAAAttttcttttctatcattttccgctttattttgcaaacttctttttatttcgaaagacattttctgatttttcaattttttttcttttttaattttttaatttttttggatttttataattaagactcgattatttacatgtattcccatccccacacttagagattgcattgtctctaatgcaagaacgaaaacaCGACTCGACACTACCTAAAACTACGAAATAAATAACGAACTAACTAACTAGACTAGACgacgaaataaaaataaaaatacaacaacaagaagaaggaaaacgacttaactcagtatgtgagactgtcaaagtgccagtcgtttccacatagGCCCTCCAATACCGAACGTGCTCAGCAAACAATACCAAACTCTCTCTCACACGAACGGAAAGCGGCTCCAAATTATCAACCTAAAACCAACATAGCATACCAAACCAACTACTACAAACGTTCAACGTTCCAACATCACAAGttcaaacagaaaataaaaataaaaatgaaaatatgtCTGCTAATACAACCATATCGAATCTACCAAAACagcataaataaaaataaagatatcAAAGGATATATGCTGCTTCAGTCCATCCGCTCCATCACTCCTCATCATCCCCAGAATCCTCCTCCATCTGGTGAGTACCTGAACCGCCAGCCTGCTGCCAACCGAACTGACCACTGTAAGCATAACCACTCTGCCCTCCCCACTGGTCATACCCCGGGTACTGACCATAAACATACGGGGTCTGCTGAGCGTCTCCATAAACAGGTGGAGGTAATAGTCCTGCAAAGGGCTGTGGTATCGGTGCACCTACTGACATACCCGACATCATGTACCTGAGCATATCATCCTGTCGGTGGTGGCTCTGCATGGTCCACTGGTGGTCAACCCGCATCCTGCTCTCCATCTGATCGATCCTCTGCTGTGTGTAGTCAAAAGCAGCCTCGGGAGTGAACGGGTCGGGTCTCGGCGGTCTAACCGGCTGTGGTGGTGGGACCGCCCGCCTCTCTCGAGGTACCGGCTGTCGTGGTGGAGGAGCACCAACATCATGGTTCCACTCTGGCGGACCCGAGTGGGTAAGAATACCTGCCAACTGAAGGTCCACAACACCCCAACGAACTGTAGGCATACCCTCATTCATCTGATCAAGCTTGTACTTTGTGAGGGCCCGAATATTCTTTGCCAACCTAGCTATGTAAGGGCCCATATCCATAGCAGCCCTTTTACCTCCCCGACGAGGCCTATTGAATGACCACGCGAAAAAACTAGCCAAGTTCCAGTTCCGCTTCTCCACCATACACATCAAGGCGAAAATGTCTAGCCAATTTGCCTTGTTTTCCCCCGACTTTCTCGCCACCACGGTCGTCGCTAACATCTTTAAAACATACCTGTAAATCGGATCACGAACCGATGAGATAAGGTTCGTGTGCGAGAACAATTGTGTCGAGATCGAATCCCAAAATTCACCCAATTCCGCCGGGCCCAAACTCTTCGGCCGAGCATGAGTAAACACACCCCTTAAGCCATTAACGAACTCTTCCGTCGCCACTTCTTCCGGCGTATACAAACCCAATGCCACTCCAAATTGAGGTATAGACATCTCATACAAATTTCGCCCCAAAGAAAATGATACCGCATTAGCTTCAGAAAATGCACCCTCCTTGTGACGGAAGGTACAATGAAACTCTATAGTAAGCTCGGTATATTGCGTCTCTTCACACGCATCCATAGCCATCCGCAACCTTGGTCCTAACAACTCCGCGACCCTATCACTTGCCCCCATACTCTCCAACCATTCCCAATCTATGATCCGATGTTCCAAAGTTTGGGTTACCACATACTTTTTCATCTTAACCCTTTCTTCAGTATCTTCTTCAAAATCTAACATCGGATGATCACTCAACTTGTCAATCTTGGCGTACACTCTCCTATCATTCCCACGATACTTGATTCTTCTCTTCCTTGGGTTTGACGAGGACCCTGCACCTGACATGATCTGCAAAACAAGAAATATTTGACAAGAAAACAATGCAGATTATTAGTACCACGagctatttttggtatttttaattt comes from the Helianthus annuus cultivar XRQ/B chromosome 4, HanXRQr2.0-SUNRISE, whole genome shotgun sequence genome and includes:
- the LOC110937451 gene encoding (+)-neomenthol dehydrogenase encodes the protein MEEQRCAVVTGGNRGIGLEICRQLASNGVFVILTSRNQSNGEEAVGKLNVFGLSNVVFHQLDINDPSSIACLAKFVQTQFGKLDILINNAGELGLIIHADEKEFRDGGGFLQVVDEKAHLFANIMEEPYELGEKCLKTNFYATKTVTEALIPLLQLSKSPRIVNVSSVYGDLYWFHNEKLKEELLDIDNLIEERIDEIIQWFLSDFKAGKLQENGWPLTVSAYKVSKAALNAYTRLMARKHKNILVNCVHPGYVITDMTYQTGIITVDEGAKGPVMVALLPDNGPSGVYFDQTQIAPFSSTSIPF